One part of the Mycobacteriales bacterium genome encodes these proteins:
- a CDS encoding CrcB family protein, whose product MPRRVHIRSSVADVETSAQPHRPRHRHRFPPDVIAAIAAGGALGGVSRYGIARLLPTPDGRFPWATFIVNVAGSCVLAGLLVLIFERWPPTRYLRPFAAVGFIGAFTTFSTWIIQTDQLARDGHVGLAVGYLLGSLLAGLSGSSLGLVVGRAMAGLRPPSRSTAD is encoded by the coding sequence GTGCCGCGACGCGTGCACATCCGGTCGTCCGTCGCCGACGTCGAAACCAGTGCCCAGCCGCACAGGCCACGCCACCGGCACCGGTTCCCCCCCGACGTGATCGCGGCGATCGCGGCTGGCGGCGCGCTCGGGGGTGTGAGTCGGTACGGCATCGCCCGTCTGCTGCCGACTCCGGACGGGCGGTTTCCCTGGGCGACGTTCATCGTGAACGTGGCCGGGTCGTGCGTGCTGGCCGGGCTGCTGGTGCTGATCTTCGAACGTTGGCCACCGACCCGCTACCTTCGCCCGTTCGCCGCGGTCGGTTTCATCGGGGCGTTCACGACCTTCAGCACGTGGATCATCCAGACCGACCAGCTGGCCCGCGACGGTCATGTCGGGCTGGCCGTCGGTTACCTGCTCGGGAGCCTGCTCGCCGGGCTGTCCGGCAGCTCGCTCGGTCTGGTCGTCGGCCGGGCCATGGCCGGACTGCGCCCGCCGTCCCGGTCGACTGCAGACTAG
- a CDS encoding DUF190 domain-containing protein, translating to MRLRGSAQRLTVFLGESDAWHHRPLYVEIVRRAHQAGLAGASVFRGVEGFGVSNHIHTHRILSLSEHLPVVVVIVDTAERIADFLPQLDEVITEGLVVLDDVDVLRYDDEDAELEKR from the coding sequence ATGCGTCTTCGAGGGTCGGCACAGCGGCTCACCGTGTTCCTCGGCGAGTCCGATGCCTGGCACCATCGCCCGCTCTACGTCGAGATCGTGCGCCGAGCCCACCAGGCGGGACTGGCCGGCGCCAGTGTCTTCCGCGGGGTGGAGGGATTCGGTGTGTCGAATCACATCCACACGCACCGGATTCTGAGCCTGTCCGAACACCTGCCCGTGGTCGTCGTCATCGTCGATACCGCGGAACGTATCGCCGACTTCCTCCCGCAACTCGACGAAGTGATCACGGAGGGACTCGTTGTGCTGGACGACGTGGACGTGCTGCGCTACGACGACGAGGACGCGGAGCTCGAGAAGCGGTGA
- a CDS encoding CrcB family protein, whose translation MTFLYVALASAAGAPWRYVVDQLIQGRFEGAFPLGTFVINISGAFLLGLLTGLVSSHILPELTATIAGTGALGAYTTFSTLTWESLRLLEDGAVWEAAVNVGASVVVGLLVGAAGLALGLALG comes from the coding sequence GTGACTTTCCTCTACGTTGCCTTGGCCTCGGCGGCCGGCGCCCCCTGGCGCTACGTCGTCGACCAACTCATCCAGGGCCGCTTCGAGGGCGCCTTCCCGCTCGGCACCTTCGTCATCAACATCTCGGGTGCATTCCTGCTGGGCCTGCTGACCGGCCTGGTGAGCAGCCACATCCTGCCCGAGCTGACCGCCACCATCGCGGGCACTGGGGCGCTGGGCGCCTACACGACGTTTTCCACCCTCACCTGGGAGTCGCTGCGCCTGCTCGAGGACGGGGCGGTGTGGGAAGCCGCGGTCAACGTCGGCGCATCGGTCGTCGTCGGGCTGCTGGTCGGTGCGGCCGGACTGGCGCTGGGCCTTGCGCTCGGCTAG